A DNA window from Arachis hypogaea cultivar Tifrunner chromosome 18, arahy.Tifrunner.gnm2.J5K5, whole genome shotgun sequence contains the following coding sequences:
- the LOC112770690 gene encoding probable E3 ubiquitin-protein ligase RZFP34 isoform X2: MRSPIILSAVTSNIEYNMRENCTICHQMQSGMHGEKLDQSKEHVKIKDLRERGYMEHGCQHYRRRCRIRAPCCNEIFHCCHCHNEAKDDIRIVPKLRHDIPCHQIKQVICLLCGTEQEVICSLCGTEQEVQQNCINCGVCMGKYFCGICKLFDDDVSKKQYHCGGCGICRTGGSENYFHCDKCGCCHSTLLKNSHACVEKAMHHDCPVCFEYLFKSMHEIAVLPCGHTIHINCLNEMRQHLQYACPLCSKSVFDMSKVWEKFDLEIAATPMPELYQNKMVWILCNDCGRTSNVKYHLIAQKCLNCKSYNTRQT, from the exons ATGCGTAGTCCAATAAT TTTGAGTGCAGTAACATCAAATATAGAGTACAATATGAGGGAGAACTGTACAATCTGTCATCAAATGCAAAGTGGCATGCATGGAGAAAAATTGGATCAATCAAAAGAACATGTAAAGATCAAAGACTTGCGAGAGAGAGGATATATGGAACACGG ATGTCAACATTACCGGAGAAGATGCCGTATTAGAGCCCCCTGCTGCAACGAGATTTTCCACTGTTGCCATTGTCATAATGAGGCAAAG GATGATATCAGGATTGTTCCGAAGCTTAGACATGACATTCCCTGTCATCAAATTAAACAG GTAATATGTTTACTTTGTGGGACTGAACAAGAG GTGATATGTTCACTTTGTGGGACTGAACAAGAG GTTCAGCAAAACTGCATTAATTGTGGAGTTTGTATGGGCAAGTACTTTTGCGGGATATGCAAGCTTTTTGATGACGAT GTATCTAAGAAACAATACCATTGCGGCGGCTGTGGAATTTGCAG AACCGGAGGATCTGAAAATTACTTCCACTGCGACAAGTGTG GTTGTTGCCACTCAACTCTGCTGAAAAATAGTCACGCTTGTGTGGAGAAGGCAATGCATCATGATTGTCCTGTTTGTTTTGAG TATTTGTTCAAATCGATGCATGAAATCGCTGTCTTGCCATGTGGACATACAATCCATATCAACTGTCTGAATGAAATGAGACAGCATTTACA GTATGCATGCCCTCTTTGCTCAAAGTCAGTTTTTGATATGTCAAAGGTTTGGGAGAAGTTTGACTTGGAGATTGCTGCTACACCAATGCCTGaactatatcaaaataaaatg GTTTGGATCCTTTGCAATGATTGTGGTAGAACTAGTAACGTAAAGTACCATCTTATTGCTCAAAAGTGCTTGAATTGCAAATCCTACAACACAAGACAAACTTGA
- the LOC112770690 gene encoding probable E3 ubiquitin-protein ligase RZFP34 isoform X3, protein MVDVCSFSLSAVTSNIEYNMRENCTICHQMQSGMHGEKLDQSKEHVKIKDLRERGYMEHGCQHYRRRCRIRAPCCNEIFHCCHCHNEAKDDIRIVPKLRHDIPCHQIKQVICSLCGTEQEVQQNCINCGVCMGKYFCGICKLFDDDVSKKQYHCGGCGICRTGGSENYFHCDKCGCCHSTLLKNSHACVEKAMHHDCPVCFEYLFKSMHEIAVLPCGHTIHINCLNEMRQHLQYACPLCSKSVFDMSKVWEKFDLEIAATPMPELYQNKMVWILCNDCGRTSNVKYHLIAQKCLNCKSYNTRQT, encoded by the exons ATGGTTGATGTCTGCAGTTTCAG TTTGAGTGCAGTAACATCAAATATAGAGTACAATATGAGGGAGAACTGTACAATCTGTCATCAAATGCAAAGTGGCATGCATGGAGAAAAATTGGATCAATCAAAAGAACATGTAAAGATCAAAGACTTGCGAGAGAGAGGATATATGGAACACGG ATGTCAACATTACCGGAGAAGATGCCGTATTAGAGCCCCCTGCTGCAACGAGATTTTCCACTGTTGCCATTGTCATAATGAGGCAAAG GATGATATCAGGATTGTTCCGAAGCTTAGACATGACATTCCCTGTCATCAAATTAAACAG GTGATATGTTCACTTTGTGGGACTGAACAAGAG GTTCAGCAAAACTGCATTAATTGTGGAGTTTGTATGGGCAAGTACTTTTGCGGGATATGCAAGCTTTTTGATGACGAT GTATCTAAGAAACAATACCATTGCGGCGGCTGTGGAATTTGCAG AACCGGAGGATCTGAAAATTACTTCCACTGCGACAAGTGTG GTTGTTGCCACTCAACTCTGCTGAAAAATAGTCACGCTTGTGTGGAGAAGGCAATGCATCATGATTGTCCTGTTTGTTTTGAG TATTTGTTCAAATCGATGCATGAAATCGCTGTCTTGCCATGTGGACATACAATCCATATCAACTGTCTGAATGAAATGAGACAGCATTTACA GTATGCATGCCCTCTTTGCTCAAAGTCAGTTTTTGATATGTCAAAGGTTTGGGAGAAGTTTGACTTGGAGATTGCTGCTACACCAATGCCTGaactatatcaaaataaaatg GTTTGGATCCTTTGCAATGATTGTGGTAGAACTAGTAACGTAAAGTACCATCTTATTGCTCAAAAGTGCTTGAATTGCAAATCCTACAACACAAGACAAACTTGA
- the LOC112770690 gene encoding probable E3 ubiquitin-protein ligase RZFP34 isoform X6, translating to MRENCTICHQMQSGMHGEKLDQSKEHVKIKDLRERGYMEHGCQHYRRRCRIRAPCCNEIFHCCHCHNEAKDDIRIVPKLRHDIPCHQIKQVICLLCGTEQEVICSLCGTEQEVQQNCINCGVCMGKYFCGICKLFDDDVSKKQYHCGGCGICRTGGSENYFHCDKCGCCHSTLLKNSHACVEKAMHHDCPVCFEYLFKSMHEIAVLPCGHTIHINCLNEMRQHLQYACPLCSKSVFDMSKVWEKFDLEIAATPMPELYQNKMVC from the exons ATGAGGGAGAACTGTACAATCTGTCATCAAATGCAAAGTGGCATGCATGGAGAAAAATTGGATCAATCAAAAGAACATGTAAAGATCAAAGACTTGCGAGAGAGAGGATATATGGAACACGG ATGTCAACATTACCGGAGAAGATGCCGTATTAGAGCCCCCTGCTGCAACGAGATTTTCCACTGTTGCCATTGTCATAATGAGGCAAAG GATGATATCAGGATTGTTCCGAAGCTTAGACATGACATTCCCTGTCATCAAATTAAACAG GTAATATGTTTACTTTGTGGGACTGAACAAGAG GTGATATGTTCACTTTGTGGGACTGAACAAGAG GTTCAGCAAAACTGCATTAATTGTGGAGTTTGTATGGGCAAGTACTTTTGCGGGATATGCAAGCTTTTTGATGACGAT GTATCTAAGAAACAATACCATTGCGGCGGCTGTGGAATTTGCAG AACCGGAGGATCTGAAAATTACTTCCACTGCGACAAGTGTG GTTGTTGCCACTCAACTCTGCTGAAAAATAGTCACGCTTGTGTGGAGAAGGCAATGCATCATGATTGTCCTGTTTGTTTTGAG TATTTGTTCAAATCGATGCATGAAATCGCTGTCTTGCCATGTGGACATACAATCCATATCAACTGTCTGAATGAAATGAGACAGCATTTACA GTATGCATGCCCTCTTTGCTCAAAGTCAGTTTTTGATATGTCAAAGGTTTGGGAGAAGTTTGACTTGGAGATTGCTGCTACACCAATGCCTGaactatatcaaaataaaatg GTCTGCTAG
- the LOC112770690 gene encoding probable E3 ubiquitin-protein ligase RZFP34 isoform X4, producing the protein MRENCTICHQMQSGMHGEKLDQSKEHVKIKDLRERGYMEHGCQHYRRRCRIRAPCCNEIFHCCHCHNEAKDDIRIVPKLRHDIPCHQIKQVICLLCGTEQEVICSLCGTEQEVQQNCINCGVCMGKYFCGICKLFDDDVSKKQYHCGGCGICRTGGSENYFHCDKCGCCHSTLLKNSHACVEKAMHHDCPVCFEYLFKSMHEIAVLPCGHTIHINCLNEMRQHLQYACPLCSKSVFDMSKVWEKFDLEIAATPMPELYQNKMVWILCNDCGRTSNVKYHLIAQKCLNCKSYNTRQT; encoded by the exons ATGAGGGAGAACTGTACAATCTGTCATCAAATGCAAAGTGGCATGCATGGAGAAAAATTGGATCAATCAAAAGAACATGTAAAGATCAAAGACTTGCGAGAGAGAGGATATATGGAACACGG ATGTCAACATTACCGGAGAAGATGCCGTATTAGAGCCCCCTGCTGCAACGAGATTTTCCACTGTTGCCATTGTCATAATGAGGCAAAG GATGATATCAGGATTGTTCCGAAGCTTAGACATGACATTCCCTGTCATCAAATTAAACAG GTAATATGTTTACTTTGTGGGACTGAACAAGAG GTGATATGTTCACTTTGTGGGACTGAACAAGAG GTTCAGCAAAACTGCATTAATTGTGGAGTTTGTATGGGCAAGTACTTTTGCGGGATATGCAAGCTTTTTGATGACGAT GTATCTAAGAAACAATACCATTGCGGCGGCTGTGGAATTTGCAG AACCGGAGGATCTGAAAATTACTTCCACTGCGACAAGTGTG GTTGTTGCCACTCAACTCTGCTGAAAAATAGTCACGCTTGTGTGGAGAAGGCAATGCATCATGATTGTCCTGTTTGTTTTGAG TATTTGTTCAAATCGATGCATGAAATCGCTGTCTTGCCATGTGGACATACAATCCATATCAACTGTCTGAATGAAATGAGACAGCATTTACA GTATGCATGCCCTCTTTGCTCAAAGTCAGTTTTTGATATGTCAAAGGTTTGGGAGAAGTTTGACTTGGAGATTGCTGCTACACCAATGCCTGaactatatcaaaataaaatg GTTTGGATCCTTTGCAATGATTGTGGTAGAACTAGTAACGTAAAGTACCATCTTATTGCTCAAAAGTGCTTGAATTGCAAATCCTACAACACAAGACAAACTTGA
- the LOC112770690 gene encoding probable E3 ubiquitin-protein ligase RZFP34 isoform X1: MVDVCSFSLSAVTSNIEYNMRENCTICHQMQSGMHGEKLDQSKEHVKIKDLRERGYMEHGCQHYRRRCRIRAPCCNEIFHCCHCHNEAKDDIRIVPKLRHDIPCHQIKQVICLLCGTEQEVICSLCGTEQEVQQNCINCGVCMGKYFCGICKLFDDDVSKKQYHCGGCGICRTGGSENYFHCDKCGCCHSTLLKNSHACVEKAMHHDCPVCFEYLFKSMHEIAVLPCGHTIHINCLNEMRQHLQYACPLCSKSVFDMSKVWEKFDLEIAATPMPELYQNKMVWILCNDCGRTSNVKYHLIAQKCLNCKSYNTRQT, from the exons ATGGTTGATGTCTGCAGTTTCAG TTTGAGTGCAGTAACATCAAATATAGAGTACAATATGAGGGAGAACTGTACAATCTGTCATCAAATGCAAAGTGGCATGCATGGAGAAAAATTGGATCAATCAAAAGAACATGTAAAGATCAAAGACTTGCGAGAGAGAGGATATATGGAACACGG ATGTCAACATTACCGGAGAAGATGCCGTATTAGAGCCCCCTGCTGCAACGAGATTTTCCACTGTTGCCATTGTCATAATGAGGCAAAG GATGATATCAGGATTGTTCCGAAGCTTAGACATGACATTCCCTGTCATCAAATTAAACAG GTAATATGTTTACTTTGTGGGACTGAACAAGAG GTGATATGTTCACTTTGTGGGACTGAACAAGAG GTTCAGCAAAACTGCATTAATTGTGGAGTTTGTATGGGCAAGTACTTTTGCGGGATATGCAAGCTTTTTGATGACGAT GTATCTAAGAAACAATACCATTGCGGCGGCTGTGGAATTTGCAG AACCGGAGGATCTGAAAATTACTTCCACTGCGACAAGTGTG GTTGTTGCCACTCAACTCTGCTGAAAAATAGTCACGCTTGTGTGGAGAAGGCAATGCATCATGATTGTCCTGTTTGTTTTGAG TATTTGTTCAAATCGATGCATGAAATCGCTGTCTTGCCATGTGGACATACAATCCATATCAACTGTCTGAATGAAATGAGACAGCATTTACA GTATGCATGCCCTCTTTGCTCAAAGTCAGTTTTTGATATGTCAAAGGTTTGGGAGAAGTTTGACTTGGAGATTGCTGCTACACCAATGCCTGaactatatcaaaataaaatg GTTTGGATCCTTTGCAATGATTGTGGTAGAACTAGTAACGTAAAGTACCATCTTATTGCTCAAAAGTGCTTGAATTGCAAATCCTACAACACAAGACAAACTTGA
- the LOC112770690 gene encoding probable E3 ubiquitin-protein ligase RZFP34 isoform X5, with product MVDVCSFSLSAVTSNIEYNMRENCTICHQMQSGMHGEKLDQSKEHVKIKDLRERGYMEHGCQHYRRRCRIRAPCCNEIFHCCHCHNEAKDDIRIVPKLRHDIPCHQIKQVICLLCGTEQEVICSLCGTEQEVQQNCINCGVCMGKYFCGICKLFDDDVSKKQYHCGGCGICRTGGSENYFHCDKCGCCHSTLLKNSHACVEKAMHHDCPVCFEYLFKSMHEIAVLPCGHTIHINCLNEMRQHLQYACPLCSKSVFDMSKVWEKFDLEIAATPMPELYQNKMVC from the exons ATGGTTGATGTCTGCAGTTTCAG TTTGAGTGCAGTAACATCAAATATAGAGTACAATATGAGGGAGAACTGTACAATCTGTCATCAAATGCAAAGTGGCATGCATGGAGAAAAATTGGATCAATCAAAAGAACATGTAAAGATCAAAGACTTGCGAGAGAGAGGATATATGGAACACGG ATGTCAACATTACCGGAGAAGATGCCGTATTAGAGCCCCCTGCTGCAACGAGATTTTCCACTGTTGCCATTGTCATAATGAGGCAAAG GATGATATCAGGATTGTTCCGAAGCTTAGACATGACATTCCCTGTCATCAAATTAAACAG GTAATATGTTTACTTTGTGGGACTGAACAAGAG GTGATATGTTCACTTTGTGGGACTGAACAAGAG GTTCAGCAAAACTGCATTAATTGTGGAGTTTGTATGGGCAAGTACTTTTGCGGGATATGCAAGCTTTTTGATGACGAT GTATCTAAGAAACAATACCATTGCGGCGGCTGTGGAATTTGCAG AACCGGAGGATCTGAAAATTACTTCCACTGCGACAAGTGTG GTTGTTGCCACTCAACTCTGCTGAAAAATAGTCACGCTTGTGTGGAGAAGGCAATGCATCATGATTGTCCTGTTTGTTTTGAG TATTTGTTCAAATCGATGCATGAAATCGCTGTCTTGCCATGTGGACATACAATCCATATCAACTGTCTGAATGAAATGAGACAGCATTTACA GTATGCATGCCCTCTTTGCTCAAAGTCAGTTTTTGATATGTCAAAGGTTTGGGAGAAGTTTGACTTGGAGATTGCTGCTACACCAATGCCTGaactatatcaaaataaaatg GTCTGCTAG